From Schizosaccharomyces pombe strain 972h- genome assembly, chromosome: II, the proteins below share one genomic window:
- the txc1 gene encoding poteasome interacting protein Txc1 yields MSGPHHCSADCDEHPFESGPNDTLYSCIRKESIVTLNEAVPDSGKLVFKPWDLRYDDTDIVESDADDQLLFQVPFAGAATLKSILVRIFPNETAPHSFSLFPNRTDLDFDTIGDVQATETFEFPLTFEGSHIFEFPVKTRLYQNLQNLNIFFTKSDGSDDPTQIAYIGLRGSFVPFKGDPVVTIYEATPRPSDHPKVNQEEVFRSYY; encoded by the coding sequence ATGTCTGGCCCTCACCATTGTTCCGCTGACTGTGATGAACATCCGTTTGAGTCTGGTCCAAATGATACCTTGTATTCTTGCATCCGAAAGGAATCAATTGTTACGCTGAATGAAGCTGTACCAGATTCCGGAAAACTCGTCTTCAAACCTTGGGACCTTCGTTATGATGACACTGATATCGTAGAAAGTGATGCTGATGACCAACTCTTGTTTCAGGTACCGTTTGCAGGTGCGGCAACactaaaatcaattttggTTCGCATTTTTCCTAATGAAACCGCTCCACACTCCTTTTCACTTTTTCCCAATCGTACCGACTTGGATTTTGACACAATCGGTGATGTCCAAGCCACTGAAACATTTGAATTTCCCTTGACTTTTGAAGGAAGCCATATCTTCGAGTTTCCTGTTAAGACTCGTCTCTATCAAAACCTTCAAAATCTCAATATCTTCTTCACCAAAAGCGACGGTTCTGATGATCCTACACAAATCGCCTACATTGGTCTTCGTGGTTCTTTTGTTCCCTTCAAGGGTGATCCTGTTGTAACCATTTACGAAGCTACTCCTAGACCTTCAGATCATCCCAAAGTTAACCAAGAGGAGGTTTTCCGTTCTTACTATTAA
- the sgo1 gene encoding shugoshin Sgo1 produces the protein MNFQFINSNINNEDKLPMESLKKKFLKQNREIIKINTQLSIKIRESENEIQDLIQENFTLKSYLVKLEARFRNQSQTEDLLKNFFPEIQTIHKKISQVQSLLKIIEKKCSSDFLEANVKSQFTTCENKDSKEDYQILHNKRLEYVSFNDELKSLETGQPLYCFQDFQKKVHGPPALSEKPGKCILKDKTNAHVNKIPQDEVNYSLPQKNITIFSKELKENEFESINEGETEEEKAKTSNVCVCIPCKSAEQITDLKGQATGDSSPCDFEESQPRINGREKLRRSVKVINYAIPSLRTKLRRDFDLPSDRKRKRHPRGKA, from the exons atgaactttcaatttataaattcaaatataaacaatgaAGATAAATTGCCGATGGAGTcgttgaaaaagaaatttttaaaacaaaatcgtGAAATTATAAA AATAAATACTCAGCTTTCTATAAAAATTAGAGAATCTGAAAACGAAATTCAAGATTTGATACAAGAAAATTTCACtttgaaaagttatttGGTTAAACTTGAAGCTCGATTTCGCAATCAATCTCAAACTGAGGACTTGTTAAAAAACTTCTTTCCTGAGATACAAACCATTCACAAAAAGATTTCACAAGTGCAAAGTTTACTGAAGATTATAGAGAAAAAGTGTTCATCAGATTTCCTCGAAGCGAATGTAAAAAGTCAATTTACAACCtgtgaaaataaagattcGAAAGAAGATTATCAGATTTTGCATAATAAACGCTTGGAGTATGTATCATTTAATGATGAACTTAAAAGTCTCGAAACAGGGCAACCATTGTATTGTTTTCAagatttccaaaaaaaagtccATGGTCCTCCGGCTCTATCTGAAAAACCTGGAAAATGTatattaaaagataaaaccAATGCCCacgtaaacaaaatacCACAAGATGAGGTGAATTACTCATTGccgcaaaaaaatatcaccatcttttcaaaggaattaaaagaaaacgaaTTTGAATCCATCAACGAGGGCGAaactgaagaagaaaaggcTAAAACATCAAATGTTTGTGTTTGTATTCCTTGTAAAAGTGCTGAACAGATAACTGACCTTAAAGGACAAGCAACCGGAGACAGCTCCCCATgtgattttgaagaatctCAACCAAGGATTAATGGACGTGAAAAACTAAGACGATCAGTCAAAGTGATAAACTATGCAATACCCAGTTTGCGAACTAAACTACGACGAGACTTTGACTTACCATCTGATAGAAAACGCAAACGACATCCCAGAGGCAAAGCATAA